One region of Novipirellula artificiosorum genomic DNA includes:
- a CDS encoding RpiB/LacA/LacB family sugar-phosphate isomerase, with product MKLVLAADPIALNLKDAILAHVKEKGHDVVDVGSTRETNVDYFDCAQTACKLLQAGQADRAILFCGTGMGMSIIANKFAGITASVVETIHSAKMCRAINDANVLALGSMLWGEWNAKLAVDAFLETELADTLPDFKDYLINAKAKIQAIDEANLRIPSHPTA from the coding sequence ATGAAACTCGTACTCGCTGCGGATCCGATCGCCTTGAATCTCAAGGACGCGATCCTCGCCCACGTAAAAGAGAAGGGGCATGATGTGGTCGATGTCGGCTCAACGCGGGAGACGAACGTCGACTACTTTGATTGCGCTCAAACCGCGTGCAAGTTGCTGCAGGCCGGACAGGCTGATCGGGCGATCCTCTTTTGCGGAACCGGCATGGGGATGTCAATCATCGCCAACAAATTCGCGGGAATCACCGCGTCCGTGGTCGAGACGATCCATTCGGCCAAGATGTGTCGTGCGATCAACGACGCCAACGTGCTCGCACTCGGGTCGATGCTCTGGGGCGAGTGGAATGCGAAGCTGGCCGTAGATGCGTTTCTTGAGACGGAGCTGGCGGATACGTTACCCGACTTCAAGGACTACCTGATCAACGCCAAGGCGAAGATTCAAGCGATCGACGAAGCGAACCTCCGAATCCCGTCACATCCGACAGCATGA
- a CDS encoding sugar phosphate isomerase/epimerase family protein, with translation MKTILASLLSSLCILSATTMLAAEPLFPQAPGMVSYTYRNEFEKDFEGTLDTIAALGITDMEFSNLFGKTAAEIRTLLDEREMKCSTLGVSYVDVQTKTEEVANHAKTLGASFVRVAWIPNRQPFTLELAEQTAREFNEIGRRLRTEFGLTFCYHNHGYEFVTHGEGTLFDVLMANTDPRDVFIELDILWVKFPGADPVAILQKYGPRIKLLHLKDLRQGIVGDMSGHTDVENDVALGDGQIDIPGVLAAAKKAGVEHYYIEDESPSINIQVPKTIAYLKSL, from the coding sequence ATGAAAACAATACTTGCCTCCTTACTGTCATCTCTTTGTATTCTCTCTGCCACCACGATGCTGGCTGCCGAGCCGCTGTTTCCGCAGGCACCTGGAATGGTTTCCTATACGTATCGTAATGAGTTCGAGAAGGACTTTGAAGGAACGCTCGATACGATTGCGGCGTTGGGTATTACGGACATGGAATTCTCAAACCTGTTCGGTAAAACGGCGGCGGAAATTCGCACGTTGTTGGACGAACGGGAGATGAAGTGTTCCACGCTGGGTGTCAGCTACGTGGATGTTCAAACAAAAACCGAAGAGGTCGCCAATCATGCCAAAACGCTCGGTGCTTCCTTTGTAAGAGTTGCTTGGATTCCCAACCGTCAGCCGTTCACCTTGGAACTTGCCGAACAAACGGCTCGCGAATTCAACGAAATCGGACGGCGTCTGCGAACGGAATTTGGCTTGACGTTCTGTTACCACAATCACGGCTACGAGTTTGTGACGCACGGTGAAGGTACGTTGTTCGATGTATTGATGGCAAACACCGATCCACGAGACGTGTTCATTGAACTCGATATCTTGTGGGTCAAGTTTCCCGGTGCCGATCCAGTCGCAATTCTTCAAAAGTATGGCCCAAGGATCAAGTTGCTGCACTTGAAGGATCTCAGACAGGGCATAGTCGGCGACATGTCGGGCCATACCGACGTCGAAAACGATGTCGCACTTGGCGATGGTCAAATCGACATTCCCGGTGTATTAGCCGCAGCCAAGAAGGCAGGAGTTGAGCACTACTACATCGAAGATGAAAGCCCCAGTATCAACATTCAAGTACCCAAGACGATCGCCTATTTGAAGTCTTTGTAG
- a CDS encoding MIP/aquaporin family protein translates to MSPFIAEFIGTMMLVLFGNGVVANVVLARTKGNDSGWLVIAAGWGIAVFIGAFCANDFSGAHLNPAVTVAMVIAGKLGVGSAITYCAGQMLGAFAGATLVFLCYREHFKVTEDKDSKLACFCTAPNIRNLPQAFFCEVLGTFALIFPIFLMITPSLIQGDAPVDTDPVLGLGSLGFLPVGLLVFGIGLSLGGTTGYAINPARDLGPRLIHALLPIPGKRDSDWGYAWIPVVGPIVGGALAAIVYKWIA, encoded by the coding sequence ATGTCGCCATTTATTGCAGAATTCATCGGAACCATGATGTTGGTTCTCTTCGGCAATGGTGTGGTGGCTAACGTGGTCTTGGCCCGAACCAAGGGGAACGATTCGGGGTGGTTGGTGATCGCGGCGGGTTGGGGCATTGCTGTTTTTATCGGTGCATTTTGCGCGAATGATTTTAGTGGTGCGCATTTGAACCCCGCGGTCACGGTGGCGATGGTGATCGCTGGAAAGCTAGGCGTCGGATCTGCCATAACCTATTGTGCTGGCCAGATGCTCGGTGCGTTCGCCGGTGCAACCCTTGTGTTCCTCTGTTACCGCGAGCACTTTAAGGTCACCGAGGACAAAGACAGCAAGCTGGCCTGTTTTTGCACGGCACCCAACATTCGCAATTTGCCGCAAGCCTTCTTTTGTGAAGTCCTAGGAACGTTTGCTTTGATTTTCCCCATCTTTTTGATGATCACACCCAGCCTGATTCAGGGGGACGCGCCCGTCGATACCGATCCGGTACTCGGTCTCGGTTCGCTTGGATTCTTGCCCGTTGGTTTGCTGGTCTTTGGCATTGGCTTGTCATTGGGTGGCACCACCGGCTACGCGATCAATCCGGCTCGCGACTTGGGCCCGCGATTGATCCACGCATTGTTGCCGATTCCAGGAAAACGCGACAGCGACTGGGGTTATGCCTGGATCCCGGTGGTCGGCCCGATCGTGGGTGGAGCCTTGGCAGCGATCGTCTACAAGTGGATTGCCTAG
- a CDS encoding Hsp20/alpha crystallin family protein: MLSTHWYPMQEMNRLRNEVDRLFGRYGNGTSRPAAVAAFPLLNMWEDDDVLCVEAELPGFNLDDLEIYVTGGNQLSVSGERKQLERQGGVWHRQERGFGKFQRTFELPWNVDCDKVSATFEHGILSIAMPKSAESKPRRIEVKAN, encoded by the coding sequence ATGTTGAGTACACATTGGTATCCGATGCAAGAGATGAATCGACTTCGTAACGAGGTGGACCGTTTGTTCGGTCGTTATGGAAACGGGACGTCACGCCCGGCCGCAGTAGCAGCCTTTCCACTGTTGAACATGTGGGAAGACGATGATGTGCTGTGCGTCGAAGCGGAGCTTCCCGGTTTTAACCTGGATGACTTGGAAATCTACGTCACCGGTGGCAATCAGTTGTCCGTTTCAGGTGAGCGAAAGCAACTGGAAAGACAAGGTGGAGTTTGGCATCGCCAAGAACGCGGTTTTGGCAAATTTCAGCGAACGTTTGAACTGCCATGGAACGTCGATTGCGACAAGGTTTCCGCGACGTTTGAGCACGGCATTCTGTCGATAGCAATGCCCAAGAGCGCAGAGTCAAAACCACGGCGTATTGAAGTGAAGGCAAACTGA
- a CDS encoding Hsp20/alpha crystallin family protein codes for MTTTMSTAEKQSADVSKSETTYQSTFIPRFDIWEGDEELTLFGDLPGVAVDDLDIRFENRELTLHGKVTPRFGGEYLYSEYGIGDFHRTFAIGEAIDGEKIYAEIHGGVLTVHLPKTEKLKPRKIEVKAN; via the coding sequence ATGACGACGACGATGAGCACGGCCGAAAAGCAATCGGCCGATGTCAGTAAATCTGAAACCACCTATCAGTCGACCTTCATTCCTCGATTTGATATCTGGGAGGGCGACGAGGAGTTGACGCTGTTCGGCGATCTTCCAGGCGTCGCGGTCGATGACCTTGATATTCGATTTGAGAATCGTGAACTTACTCTTCACGGCAAGGTCACGCCTCGATTCGGTGGCGAATACCTGTATAGTGAATATGGAATTGGGGATTTCCATCGTACCTTCGCAATTGGCGAAGCGATTGACGGCGAGAAGATCTACGCCGAAATCCACGGCGGTGTGCTGACCGTGCATCTGCCAAAGACGGAAAAGCTCAAGCCTCGAAAGATCGAGGTCAAGGCAAACTGA
- a CDS encoding lipocalin family protein: protein MQQDPHAMAPSPKVSVQLPRDLCYKEHVPSEWWYYNGHLSDSDRRLTFHVAFFRQRTDSVRVGRWLPLRLFGTHYWCAHFSLMDLQTGESWFTHRRSLWWHGRAERDRFKVRLGRWSIEGDCASQRLRIGPTNMHLDLHLSIRKSASLHGDQGRFHKHPEQECFYFSFSKIDAHGFLKLNDKELPVQGTCWMDREYGSVTMAQTLRGWDWFCLQLDDGRELLIYVLRSRQPSNLPPYYASLIDQGGKAQFIPIGGCNVIVESQWTNPATRNTYPSKWRIELPSLAMVLQVQPLLQEHEIDTRGSTNVLFWEGPVAVSGTEEGQCIQGRGFVELVGYDSEHRIGTFDFACQNMPLLGLAQNQLANLCTVCRGIQAVPRRVSTRSAKHPEGGT, encoded by the coding sequence ATGCAACAAGATCCACATGCGATGGCTCCGAGTCCGAAGGTGTCGGTTCAGCTTCCTCGTGATTTGTGCTACAAGGAGCATGTCCCTTCGGAGTGGTGGTACTATAACGGACACTTGTCAGATTCGGATCGGCGGCTGACCTTTCACGTCGCGTTTTTCCGACAGCGAACCGATTCCGTTCGCGTCGGGCGTTGGTTGCCCTTGCGGCTATTCGGCACGCATTATTGGTGTGCTCATTTTAGCTTGATGGATCTGCAAACAGGCGAATCATGGTTCACCCATCGCCGATCGCTTTGGTGGCATGGCCGCGCGGAGCGAGATCGGTTCAAAGTTCGCCTTGGTCGCTGGAGCATTGAAGGGGATTGTGCATCCCAACGATTGCGAATCGGTCCAACGAACATGCATTTGGACTTGCACCTTTCGATACGGAAGTCCGCGAGTCTGCATGGCGATCAGGGACGATTTCACAAACACCCCGAACAGGAGTGTTTCTACTTTTCGTTTTCTAAAATCGACGCGCACGGTTTCTTGAAACTGAATGACAAGGAACTTCCGGTGCAAGGCACTTGTTGGATGGATCGCGAATATGGATCCGTGACGATGGCGCAAACGCTACGCGGATGGGATTGGTTTTGTTTGCAATTGGACGACGGTCGAGAATTGTTGATCTATGTTTTGAGAAGCCGTCAACCATCAAACCTCCCCCCTTACTATGCGTCGCTGATTGATCAGGGCGGCAAGGCTCAGTTCATTCCAATCGGTGGATGCAACGTCATCGTCGAGAGTCAATGGACCAATCCTGCGACTCGAAATACTTATCCATCAAAATGGCGAATTGAACTTCCATCCCTTGCAATGGTTTTGCAGGTTCAACCTTTGTTGCAAGAACACGAAATCGACACTCGCGGATCCACGAACGTGCTCTTTTGGGAAGGCCCGGTCGCGGTCAGCGGAACCGAGGAGGGTCAATGCATTCAGGGCCGCGGCTTTGTTGAACTGGTTGGCTATGATTCGGAGCATCGCATTGGCACGTTTGACTTCGCTTGTCAAAACATGCCGTTGCTCGGACTTGCACAAAATCAACTCGCCAATCTTTGCACGGTTTGTCGAGGCATTCAGGCGGTTCCGCGCCGCGTATCGACTCGCTCTGCCAAACACCCTGAGGGTGGAACATAA
- a CDS encoding sialate O-acetylesterase has product MNHSPLTKHRVLFTMGLLLLTVGSIYADGTHLFVLSGQSNMQGLKPEESFTPMVEEWFGIENVIVVKDALGGQPIRRWHKAWQLGEGDNPKQIGDLYDQLMAKVNEAIKDEEIASVTFLWMQGEKDAREQHGDVYAASFNGLLDQLRADLGRNEINFVIGRLSDFGLENEDYPDWRKMRTVLVDLANSSRRGAWVDTDDLNDGRNRRGKEIKDDLHYSAEGYVTFGKRLADAAIQLIEKNDVLPKIEPPYYSVRYQGSREPGRLLFPVRYTVWVPPHVETLRGVVVHQHGCGVGSCKSGLTGAFDLHWQALAKKHDCALLAASYEQPEEADCQLWCDPRNGSDAAFQKSLSDLGEASGHPELAEVPWALWGHSGGGVWAGTMTLLYPDRVAAAWLRSGVPLLEPRGEHPSANTVEVPDERLEVPMMLNPGTKEGVTVKEGRFAGVWPRMETLFVALRGQDAPIGIAVDPLTSHECGNQRYLAIPWFDTCLAARLSGSNTQTLRVMPADNVWLAPLLGTVASPETDYTGNKSQAVWLPNESFAKAWMQYTKDTAVTDTSPPPAPKNVRATDGEITWVAEADLESGIAHFIILRDGKELTTVPSQSKNPFGRPLFQGLQYSDTPLQPLVPMRFTDTTWVAGQNHVYKVIAVNTVGLKSQLP; this is encoded by the coding sequence ATGAACCACTCGCCACTCACCAAGCACCGCGTCCTTTTCACAATGGGTCTTCTGCTGCTGACCGTCGGTTCGATCTATGCCGACGGGACGCATCTTTTTGTTCTTTCCGGCCAATCGAACATGCAGGGATTGAAGCCAGAGGAGTCCTTCACTCCGATGGTGGAGGAATGGTTTGGCATAGAAAACGTCATCGTTGTCAAGGACGCGTTGGGCGGCCAGCCGATTCGGCGTTGGCACAAAGCATGGCAGCTTGGCGAAGGTGACAACCCGAAGCAGATTGGCGATCTTTACGACCAGTTGATGGCCAAAGTGAACGAGGCGATCAAAGACGAGGAAATTGCTTCGGTGACGTTTCTTTGGATGCAGGGAGAAAAGGACGCGAGGGAACAGCACGGTGATGTGTATGCCGCCAGCTTCAATGGTCTGCTCGATCAGCTCCGCGCCGATTTGGGAAGGAATGAGATCAATTTTGTCATCGGTCGACTCAGTGATTTCGGACTTGAAAATGAGGACTATCCAGATTGGCGGAAAATGCGAACGGTACTCGTTGATCTGGCTAACTCCAGTCGTCGCGGTGCTTGGGTCGATACGGATGATCTGAACGATGGAAGAAATCGGCGCGGAAAAGAAATCAAGGATGACCTCCACTACTCTGCCGAAGGATATGTCACGTTTGGCAAGCGACTGGCGGACGCAGCGATCCAGCTGATCGAGAAGAATGACGTTCTTCCCAAAATTGAACCGCCCTACTACAGCGTACGTTATCAGGGATCGCGTGAACCAGGTAGACTTCTCTTTCCAGTCCGTTACACCGTCTGGGTCCCACCCCATGTTGAAACACTACGTGGTGTGGTCGTTCACCAGCACGGTTGTGGCGTAGGGTCTTGCAAGTCAGGGCTGACAGGTGCGTTTGATCTGCATTGGCAGGCGTTAGCAAAGAAACATGACTGCGCGTTGCTGGCCGCGTCGTATGAGCAACCGGAGGAGGCCGATTGCCAGCTTTGGTGCGACCCACGCAACGGCTCTGATGCTGCGTTTCAGAAGTCACTTTCCGATCTCGGCGAAGCGTCGGGTCATCCTGAACTCGCCGAAGTGCCTTGGGCGTTGTGGGGCCACAGTGGCGGCGGCGTTTGGGCCGGAACGATGACGCTTCTGTATCCCGATCGCGTTGCGGCGGCGTGGTTGCGTTCGGGGGTTCCGCTATTGGAACCTCGCGGCGAACATCCATCGGCCAACACGGTCGAAGTCCCCGACGAGCGTCTCGAAGTGCCAATGATGTTGAATCCAGGCACGAAGGAAGGTGTCACCGTGAAAGAAGGCCGCTTCGCCGGGGTCTGGCCTCGGATGGAAACACTGTTTGTCGCCTTGCGTGGTCAAGACGCACCGATCGGAATCGCTGTTGATCCGCTAACCAGTCACGAGTGTGGCAACCAACGCTACCTTGCCATTCCCTGGTTCGACACGTGTCTGGCCGCACGATTGTCAGGTAGCAACACCCAAACGCTGCGAGTCATGCCTGCTGACAATGTATGGCTCGCACCATTGCTGGGCACCGTGGCATCACCCGAGACGGATTATACCGGCAACAAGAGCCAGGCTGTTTGGTTGCCAAACGAATCATTTGCCAAAGCGTGGATGCAATACACGAAAGACACTGCGGTAACGGACACGTCTCCGCCACCAGCGCCAAAAAACGTTCGGGCGACCGACGGTGAAATCACTTGGGTTGCCGAAGCCGATCTCGAAAGTGGCATCGCGCACTTTATCATCCTTCGCGATGGCAAGGAACTCACGACCGTTCCCAGTCAATCGAAAAATCCGTTTGGCCGTCCCCTCTTTCAAGGCCTTCAGTACAGTGATACGCCTTTGCAACCACTCGTTCCGATGCGATTCACAGACACGACTTGGGTAGCGGGCCAGAATCACGTTTACAAGGTGATTGCGGTCAACACCGTTGGGCTGAAGTCGCAGCTGCCTTGA
- a CDS encoding sialidase family protein, giving the protein MFRSLLSLTLFFITWPITASHAVDVENKFQETDWRNLANAVAVIPDEGYCDQPYLVVNQEGDWVCVMTTGAGDEGERGQHIVSTISTDNGRTWSPLADIEPADGPEASWVVPVISQSGRIYAIYTYNFDDLRQVKDYTGKLIDRVDTMGKLMMKYSDDGGRTWSSERYEVPMRNFKIDENNIYGGERQFFWSISKPITIGNDLFMGMGKVGNFGKGFMHTSEGCVLKSPNLMTETDPKEIIWETLPEGDMGIAAPALDGIPGGEVADEHNVVPLRDGSLFLTFRTVAGYAGQAYSRDGGKTWETKPLEFNPGGRIIKQPRCLNKVYRFRNGKYALFFHNNSTTSYGGVVRGNRNPTWICGGVEKDGSIHWSQPEVFLYDTKYFHGISYPDWLEHDGRYFISETQKQIARIHEVPADFLESLWNRALRSEVAEEGMVKSYGPDKLATGASVGIPWLNQISAGDGFAIELSFTAGDLTQRQVIFDSRLRNRPPPAHGARLHRGQGIEIAVLPDGQIEVILDDVAGQVVHQSGNRVIKPGVRSHVVLNVDAGSKVLSLVVDGELLDGGKKPYGFVRLSPYFNEVNGETEFTIPEDVEFHRLRFYNRHLSTTEAIGNYRAGSI; this is encoded by the coding sequence ATGTTCCGCAGCCTGCTTTCGCTGACACTGTTCTTCATCACTTGGCCGATCACTGCTAGCCACGCGGTGGATGTCGAGAACAAGTTTCAAGAAACCGACTGGCGCAACTTGGCCAACGCGGTCGCGGTGATTCCCGACGAAGGCTATTGCGACCAGCCTTACTTGGTCGTCAACCAAGAGGGTGATTGGGTCTGCGTCATGACAACCGGCGCGGGAGACGAAGGAGAGCGGGGGCAACACATCGTTTCAACGATCAGCACGGACAACGGTCGAACTTGGTCGCCGCTGGCCGACATCGAACCGGCTGACGGGCCGGAGGCATCGTGGGTGGTTCCTGTGATCAGCCAATCGGGACGTATTTACGCGATCTACACCTATAACTTCGATGATTTGCGTCAGGTCAAGGACTACACGGGCAAGTTGATTGACCGTGTCGACACCATGGGAAAATTGATGATGAAGTACTCCGACGATGGCGGTCGTACTTGGTCGAGTGAGCGATATGAGGTCCCCATGCGGAATTTCAAGATCGACGAGAACAACATCTATGGTGGCGAGCGACAATTCTTTTGGAGTATTTCGAAACCGATCACGATCGGCAACGACTTGTTCATGGGCATGGGCAAGGTCGGCAATTTTGGTAAAGGGTTCATGCACACTTCCGAAGGATGCGTGCTGAAGAGCCCGAACTTGATGACCGAGACGGACCCGAAAGAAATCATTTGGGAAACCTTGCCCGAAGGCGACATGGGGATCGCCGCACCAGCACTGGACGGGATTCCCGGCGGCGAGGTCGCCGACGAGCACAATGTCGTTCCGCTCCGTGATGGATCGCTGTTTTTGACCTTTCGAACCGTAGCCGGATACGCCGGTCAAGCCTACAGCCGCGATGGTGGGAAGACTTGGGAAACGAAACCACTCGAATTCAACCCCGGTGGACGAATCATCAAGCAACCGCGATGCCTGAACAAGGTTTATCGCTTCCGTAACGGCAAGTACGCGTTGTTCTTCCACAATAACAGCACGACCAGCTATGGCGGTGTGGTCCGCGGCAACCGCAATCCGACCTGGATCTGTGGCGGCGTCGAAAAGGACGGCTCCATTCATTGGTCGCAACCCGAGGTGTTTCTTTACGACACCAAATATTTCCACGGCATTTCGTATCCCGATTGGCTTGAACACGACGGACGCTATTTTATCTCCGAAACGCAAAAGCAGATCGCCCGCATTCACGAGGTGCCCGCGGACTTTCTAGAATCACTTTGGAATCGGGCGTTGCGAAGCGAAGTCGCCGAGGAAGGAATGGTCAAATCGTATGGACCCGACAAACTCGCCACCGGTGCAAGCGTTGGAATCCCTTGGCTAAACCAAATCTCGGCCGGTGACGGTTTTGCGATTGAGTTGTCATTTACTGCCGGTGACTTGACCCAACGTCAAGTGATTTTTGATTCGCGATTGCGGAACAGACCACCACCCGCGCATGGCGCCCGTTTGCACCGCGGTCAGGGGATCGAGATCGCGGTCCTACCCGACGGCCAAATTGAAGTGATTCTCGATGATGTCGCCGGCCAAGTGGTGCACCAAAGCGGCAACCGCGTGATCAAACCCGGTGTTCGCAGTCACGTCGTCTTGAACGTCGACGCCGGATCCAAGGTTTTGTCCCTGGTCGTTGACGGAGAGTTGCTCGACGGCGGCAAAAAACCGTATGGCTTCGTTCGTCTGTCGCCGTACTTCAACGAGGTCAACGGGGAAACAGAATTCACCATTCCCGAAGACGTTGAGTTTCATCGTTTGCGATTCTACAACCGGCATCTGAGCACGACCGAGGCGATCGGAAACTACCGAGCGGGTAGTATCTAA